In Rhodothermales bacterium, the following are encoded in one genomic region:
- a CDS encoding restriction endonuclease has translation MAIPDYQTLMLPVLQLAADGQVHKFSQSVEALAERFKLTEEELGELLPSGTQAVFNNRVGWAKSYLKQAGLLVTPRRGFFTITPLGKELLASNTERIDAATLAQFPQFLEFKNRRRDRSEEGAAVTDLDETETRKTPEDALASAYQALRKVLEEELLGMVKESAPSFFERIVIDLLVKMGYGGNRQDAGRAIGKSGDGGIDGIINEDRLGLDVIYIQAKRWESVVGRPEIQKFAGALQGQRARKGVFITTSSFTKEAQEYASFIETRIILIDGFQLSRLMVEYNVGVSTAGQYEVKKIDSDYFDNG, from the coding sequence ATGGCCATTCCCGATTATCAAACCCTCATGCTGCCCGTCCTCCAACTGGCCGCCGATGGGCAGGTGCATAAGTTCAGTCAGTCCGTCGAGGCCCTGGCGGAACGGTTCAAGCTCACCGAAGAGGAACTCGGCGAGTTGTTGCCCAGCGGGACGCAGGCCGTTTTTAACAATCGCGTAGGTTGGGCGAAGTCGTATCTGAAACAAGCCGGCCTGTTGGTCACACCACGGCGCGGGTTTTTTACGATCACACCGCTGGGAAAAGAACTGCTGGCATCAAATACCGAGCGGATCGATGCCGCTACGCTGGCACAATTTCCCCAATTTTTAGAGTTCAAAAATCGCCGGCGGGATCGAAGCGAGGAGGGTGCGGCGGTTACCGATCTCGATGAGACAGAAACCCGGAAAACCCCTGAGGATGCGCTGGCTTCTGCGTACCAGGCGCTGAGAAAAGTCCTCGAGGAGGAGCTTCTGGGCATGGTAAAGGAATCCGCCCCTTCCTTTTTTGAAAGGATTGTGATCGATCTGCTTGTGAAGATGGGCTATGGAGGCAACCGGCAGGATGCCGGCAGGGCCATCGGCAAAAGTGGTGATGGTGGGATCGATGGCATCATCAACGAAGACCGGCTGGGACTCGATGTGATTTACATTCAGGCCAAACGATGGGAAAGCGTTGTGGGGCGACCGGAGATCCAGAAATTCGCCGGTGCACTGCAGGGACAACGGGCTCGAAAAGGCGTGTTTATCACGACGTCGAGTTTCACGAAAGAGGCCCAAGAGTACGCTTCGTTCATCGAAACGCGCATTATCCTCATCGACGGGTTCCAGCTTTCCAGGCTGATGGTCGAGTACAACGTCGGCGTCTCCACGGCAGGGCAGTACGAAGTGAAAAAAATTGACTCCGACTATTTCGACAACGGGTGA
- the mce gene encoding methylmalonyl-CoA epimerase — MNTIPPRLEHIGIAVADAAFTAEILKKVLGVPVYMVEDVVSEQVRTHFISAGTAKLELLEATAPDSPIAKYLENNREGLHHLAFEVADIDAAWERAKAAGLEVLGQGPKTGADGKKIFFLHPRSTGGVLIEFCAQQPLTLAPRMIDVGGRSIRTYAAGRDGTPRLLVLPDAGRMGLAQGLAQDWQVVAVDTMDLVDREPTSRELEEQASVVIRVLDVYDWPIAALLGFGLGATVALHLAAIAPERVTAVVAHAPRPMPVTPSKAPVLLSALDTDPAFTPADAVRMLERYPEARLAITPDWAWGAAHPALQWLADQRFRLGMASERHPLSK, encoded by the coding sequence ATGAACACCATCCCTCCTCGCCTCGAACATATCGGAATCGCCGTCGCGGACGCCGCGTTTACGGCGGAAATCCTGAAAAAGGTACTCGGAGTGCCCGTGTATATGGTGGAGGACGTGGTCTCGGAGCAGGTGCGCACCCATTTTATCTCCGCCGGCACGGCCAAGCTGGAGTTGCTCGAAGCCACCGCGCCGGACTCCCCCATCGCGAAGTACCTGGAGAACAACCGCGAGGGGCTGCACCATCTGGCGTTTGAAGTGGCGGACATCGACGCGGCGTGGGAACGGGCGAAGGCGGCCGGCCTGGAGGTGCTCGGCCAAGGTCCAAAAACTGGCGCCGACGGCAAGAAGATCTTTTTCCTGCATCCCCGCTCGACCGGCGGCGTGCTGATCGAATTCTGCGCACAGCAACCTCTAACCCTGGCGCCCCGGATGATCGATGTGGGCGGGCGCTCGATCAGGACCTACGCAGCCGGCCGTGACGGCACCCCCCGACTGCTCGTGTTGCCCGATGCCGGGCGGATGGGGCTGGCGCAGGGGCTGGCGCAAGACTGGCAGGTGGTGGCGGTGGACACTATGGACCTGGTGGACAGGGAGCCGACTTCTCGTGAGCTGGAGGAACAGGCCAGCGTGGTAATTCGGGTGCTGGATGTGTATGACTGGCCAATCGCCGCCCTTCTCGGGTTCGGGCTGGGCGCCACGGTGGCGCTGCACCTGGCGGCGATTGCGCCGGAGCGGGTGACGGCGGTTGTGGCCCATGCGCCCCGCCCCATGCCAGTGACGCCAAGTAAGGCCCCGGTCCTCCTTTCCGCCCTGGATACGGACCCCGCGTTTACGCCGGCGGACGCCGTGCGAATGCTGGAGCGCTACCCGGAAGCACGGTTGGCGATTACCCCGGACTGGGCGTGGGGCGCCGCGCACCCAGCATTGCAGTGGCTGGCGGATCAACGGTTCCGACTCGGAATGGCGTCCGAACGTCACCCGTTGTCGAAATAG